In a genomic window of Leptospira broomii serovar Hurstbridge str. 5399:
- a CDS encoding SCO family protein has protein sequence MKRTIIILLYFLVFLKCSQKRELGPVIGSLTDLNSVWETDQGKSVTFHKFIGEKFILSVFYTSCKTVCPLVVRNLKEMDQNRTFLNEKIVLVDIDAKDKTTDLENFRKREELNDRWILIHGKEPDIRELAAVLDINYRSNGSEIEHTIGKFEVSEDGQIRKIIEKKPVLE, from the coding sequence ATGAAACGCACTATTATAATTCTTTTATATTTCCTCGTTTTCCTAAAATGTTCTCAAAAGCGGGAATTAGGGCCGGTAATCGGATCGCTAACGGATCTGAACTCCGTCTGGGAAACCGATCAAGGAAAGAGCGTTACATTTCATAAATTTATCGGAGAAAAATTCATTTTAAGCGTTTTTTATACTTCATGCAAGACCGTATGCCCGTTGGTTGTCCGAAATCTAAAAGAAATGGATCAAAATCGAACGTTTCTAAATGAAAAGATCGTTCTGGTGGACATCGACGCGAAAGACAAAACGACTGATTTAGAGAATTTTCGGAAAAGGGAGGAATTAAACGATCGCTGGATTTTAATTCACGGCAAAGAGCCTGATATCCGCGAGTTAGCAGCCGTTCTGGATATAAATTATAGATCAAACGGATCCGAAATCGAACATACAATCGGTAAATTCGAGGTATCCGAAGACGGACAAATTAGAAAAATCATCGAAAAGAAACCGGTCCTAGAATAA
- a CDS encoding nuclear transport factor 2 family protein, which translates to MADLLSSTSDMDKAELQSLVAKFVKGGDEQNVEILDDVLHPDYRITFAFPGETKVTILNREVYLQMLRDKKLGGRKRDTTIEDISIRGNVAVVRAKLQSPVMRFNIFFSFINTGSGWKLISDLPFAEMIG; encoded by the coding sequence ATGGCAGATCTTTTATCATCGACTTCGGATATGGATAAAGCGGAACTACAATCTTTAGTTGCGAAGTTTGTAAAAGGAGGAGACGAGCAAAACGTGGAAATTCTCGATGATGTCCTTCATCCGGATTATCGAATCACGTTTGCATTTCCGGGGGAAACGAAAGTCACGATTTTGAACCGCGAGGTTTATTTACAAATGCTTCGCGACAAGAAATTAGGAGGACGGAAACGGGATACTACGATCGAAGACATTTCGATTCGAGGAAATGTAGCCGTTGTTCGTGCTAAACTTCAAAGTCCGGTCATGAGATTTAATATCTTCTTTTCGTTTATCAATACTGGTTCGGGCTGGAAGTTAATATCCGATCTACCGTTTGCCGAAATGATAGGATGA
- the nirK gene encoding copper-containing nitrite reductase — protein MKKIIKLLSFSLIFNLLFACNKVPVSAAIAFAPEVPPPLNRNVSDVIVKLETKEVVKQLAPGVDYTFWTFGGNVPGPFIRLKEGDNVEFHLSNHPSSKMPHNIDLHAVMGPGGGAGASFTAPGRTSIFKFKALRAGLYVYHCATAPVGMHIANGMYGLVFVEPSDGLPKVDKEYYIMQSEFYTKGKTGERGLQPFDMEKALKEQPEYIVFNGSVGANIDDRAIKVRKGEKVRLFVGNAGPNLVSSFHIIGQIFDSVFPEASMGSSTKNIQTTLIPAGGASIVEFEAKVPGTYILVDHSIFRAFNKGALAHLKVEGDTEEQIFSGKISDLVYLPEGGAVQSMGDVQKPALVTLKQKMEQGKNVFEHNCAACHQINAKGIPGVFPPLENSDFLNADKSRAARIVKKGFSGQIKVNGETYNGTMPALGLSDEDIASVLTYLFNSFNNKGGAITPEEVSRIK, from the coding sequence ATGAAAAAAATAATTAAACTACTAAGCTTTTCCTTAATATTCAACTTGCTTTTCGCCTGCAATAAAGTTCCGGTTTCCGCCGCAATTGCATTTGCACCCGAGGTCCCGCCTCCTTTAAATCGAAACGTTTCGGATGTAATCGTAAAATTAGAAACTAAGGAAGTAGTTAAACAACTAGCTCCGGGAGTTGATTACACATTCTGGACATTCGGGGGGAATGTCCCTGGCCCTTTCATTCGTTTGAAGGAAGGGGACAATGTGGAATTTCATCTCAGTAACCATCCATCGAGTAAGATGCCCCATAATATCGATCTGCATGCCGTCATGGGCCCGGGAGGAGGCGCCGGCGCTTCCTTTACAGCACCGGGGCGCACAAGCATTTTTAAATTCAAAGCATTAAGAGCCGGTCTATACGTTTATCACTGCGCCACTGCTCCAGTAGGAATGCATATCGCAAACGGAATGTACGGATTGGTTTTCGTGGAACCTTCGGATGGATTGCCAAAGGTCGATAAAGAATATTATATTATGCAAAGTGAATTCTATACGAAAGGTAAGACGGGCGAAAGAGGTTTGCAGCCCTTCGATATGGAAAAGGCATTAAAAGAGCAACCGGAATATATCGTATTTAATGGGAGCGTGGGCGCTAATATCGACGATAGGGCGATCAAAGTTCGAAAAGGAGAAAAAGTAAGATTGTTCGTAGGAAACGCCGGACCGAATTTAGTATCGTCGTTTCATATAATTGGACAAATTTTTGATTCGGTTTTTCCCGAAGCCTCGATGGGAAGTTCTACAAAGAACATTCAAACGACTCTTATTCCGGCAGGCGGAGCTTCCATCGTAGAGTTCGAAGCAAAAGTTCCGGGAACTTATATTTTAGTCGATCATTCCATTTTCAGAGCTTTTAATAAAGGAGCATTAGCACATTTAAAAGTGGAAGGCGATACGGAAGAACAAATTTTTTCCGGCAAAATATCCGATCTCGTCTATCTACCCGAAGGAGGTGCCGTCCAAAGTATGGGTGACGTTCAGAAACCCGCTTTAGTCACCCTAAAGCAAAAGATGGAGCAAGGTAAAAACGTTTTCGAACATAACTGCGCGGCCTGCCATCAAATCAATGCGAAAGGAATCCCGGGAGTCTTTCCTCCTTTAGAGAATTCAGATTTCCTCAACGCCGACAAATCAAGAGCCGCTAGAATTGTTAAAAAAGGGTTTTCGGGTCAAATCAAAGTAAACGGAGAGACCTATAACGGAACAATGCCCGCTTTAGGTTTAAGCGACGAAGACATAGCAAGCGTTCTCACATATCTATTCAATTCGTTTAATAATAAAGGCGGAGCAATCACACCTGAAGAAGTGTCTAGAATCAAGTAA
- a CDS encoding tetratricopeptide repeat protein has protein sequence MNEEKELLSRCEEKFNFKQTEEALSLCSKAIIIDPTDENAYNLRGWVKVYKNQFPEAVLDFSSAIKINSKNWNSFFRRSYAYYSLGEYEKSLLDINSSIQLNPNHFDSYFLRSMIYESQKKYSDALADINACLYKDANSDEALIQRGRLYLKFNRSADALKDFDRVITFINPKNPIAFYYRGLIRASYKQPQLTEQACDDFRQAVKLGNEGAQNAILEYCSYNPNY, from the coding sequence ATGAATGAAGAAAAGGAATTACTAAGTCGGTGTGAAGAAAAATTCAATTTTAAACAAACTGAAGAAGCTCTTTCGCTCTGTAGCAAGGCCATAATTATTGATCCGACCGACGAAAATGCCTATAATCTCCGAGGCTGGGTTAAAGTTTATAAAAATCAATTTCCCGAAGCTGTCCTCGACTTTTCTTCTGCGATCAAAATAAATTCGAAGAATTGGAACTCCTTCTTTAGACGAAGTTATGCTTATTACTCTCTGGGAGAATATGAAAAATCTCTTTTAGATATTAATAGTTCGATCCAACTCAATCCGAATCACTTTGATTCCTATTTCTTAAGATCGATGATTTACGAATCTCAAAAAAAATATTCGGACGCATTGGCAGATATCAACGCTTGTTTATATAAAGATGCGAATTCCGACGAAGCGCTTATCCAAAGAGGACGTCTTTACCTTAAATTCAATAGATCTGCTGATGCATTGAAAGACTTTGATAGAGTGATAACATTCATAAACCCCAAAAATCCAATAGCCTTCTATTATAGAGGGTTAATTCGAGCATCGTATAAGCAACCGCAACTTACCGAACAGGCTTGCGACGATTTCAGGCAAGCCGTCAAATTAGGAAATGAAGGAGCACAAAACGCGATACTGGAATATTGCTCATATAATCCGAACTATTAA
- a CDS encoding methyl-accepting chemotaxis protein — protein sequence MQSSDSSTFYLIAQTQFDREIKKVDRFFYILLLAHIPVVFLFSIKFGSWKFVAVSSIVITVSATIGFLLLRGHYLLRLLNSVLIMLWSAVLIQSQYGSIEMHFHIFGALAFLLLYRDWKALLPGALYIAVHHGLLSYCQSINAKIFDIPLVIFNYGYGWDIVFTHAIFVIFETGILIYYAVRFKKEFMNQAESLLALSDLRKSNHSIQAEVRDRSQSVNQILENLVISSGFVAEKTTDQANSLSEINSGVNEISDSIMNISASALTQIQATQALGSSFQNLEESFGKMKDQLLSTKNLFETTWNHARESEKSLQAIEKSIERIETSSSETAAKLGTITDIADKVNLLALNASIEAARAGEHGRGFAVVADEISKLADQTGRTIKEIFRLVKNGTEEMSKNTEIVQTGTKTISLILSDVDSVRESLNKFVSILGIQSEAINTVSSAHGKVDQIAEVIRNATEEEKKGLGEIRILLDKIQSFNSFISQQASASADQTKECKELSTSLQRKVEEFQA from the coding sequence ATGCAATCATCCGACAGTAGCACTTTCTATTTAATCGCGCAAACTCAATTCGACCGCGAAATTAAGAAAGTTGATCGTTTTTTCTATATATTACTATTAGCTCATATACCTGTCGTATTCTTATTTTCCATAAAGTTTGGATCTTGGAAATTTGTAGCGGTTTCTTCAATAGTCATTACCGTATCTGCGACTATCGGCTTTCTACTATTGCGAGGGCATTATCTACTGCGGCTGCTAAATTCGGTCCTAATCATGCTTTGGTCGGCGGTTCTGATACAATCGCAATACGGAAGTATAGAAATGCATTTTCATATTTTCGGAGCACTCGCTTTTCTACTGCTCTATAGGGATTGGAAAGCGCTTTTGCCCGGTGCACTGTACATCGCCGTGCATCATGGACTACTTTCCTACTGTCAGAGTATTAATGCGAAAATTTTCGATATTCCCCTCGTAATCTTCAATTACGGATATGGTTGGGATATAGTTTTTACTCATGCAATATTTGTGATATTTGAAACTGGTATTTTGATCTACTACGCTGTTCGGTTCAAAAAGGAATTCATGAACCAAGCCGAAAGTCTATTAGCTCTAAGTGATTTAAGAAAAAGCAATCATTCAATTCAAGCCGAGGTCCGAGATAGATCGCAATCCGTTAACCAAATTCTAGAAAATTTGGTAATCAGTTCCGGTTTCGTTGCAGAAAAAACGACGGATCAGGCAAATAGTTTGTCGGAAATCAATTCAGGCGTGAACGAAATTTCAGATTCTATAATGAACATTTCCGCATCTGCGCTTACTCAAATTCAAGCGACTCAGGCCCTCGGCTCCTCTTTCCAAAATCTCGAAGAAAGCTTCGGTAAAATGAAAGACCAGTTGCTTTCCACTAAGAATTTATTTGAAACTACCTGGAACCATGCCAGAGAATCCGAAAAAAGTTTACAGGCCATCGAAAAGTCTATCGAGAGAATCGAAACCAGCTCGTCGGAGACGGCTGCAAAATTAGGCACAATCACCGATATCGCAGATAAAGTAAATCTATTGGCGTTAAACGCATCAATTGAGGCTGCGAGAGCGGGAGAACACGGAAGAGGTTTTGCAGTGGTGGCGGATGAAATTTCAAAGTTAGCCGATCAAACCGGAAGAACGATCAAAGAAATTTTTCGCCTGGTTAAGAATGGAACAGAGGAAATGTCTAAAAACACTGAAATTGTCCAAACCGGAACCAAAACGATCTCCTTAATTTTATCCGATGTCGACTCTGTCCGGGAAAGTTTAAATAAGTTCGTCTCCATTTTAGGCATTCAATCCGAAGCAATAAACACGGTTTCTTCCGCACACGGAAAAGTGGATCAAATTGCGGAAGTAATTCGGAATGCAACGGAGGAAGAAAAGAAAGGATTGGGAGAAATAAGAATATTGTTAGATAAAATACAGTCTTTTAATTCCTTTATTTCGCAACAGGCTTCAGCGTCTGCCGATCAAACTAAAGAATGTAAAGAGTTAAGTACCTCATTGCAAAGAAAGGTGGAGGAATTCCAGGCGTAA
- a CDS encoding fatty acid desaturase, with the protein MEETIKSKETLGSVREILSKKSFDNPTYKGVLYFIRDITIFAFTIFLLWNVESWYILPFLWILVGLSISSLFIIGHDAAHGALFKSERLSYWIGQIAMLPSLHAYTQWAYGHNRIHHGHTIKLKGDVVWHPVSPKQYKRFGLLRKGFHRIAWSAFGGGIYYLVEIWLKGMVIFTAPLKEALRDKIIMLTFAFGSAAAVFYFGGRTANGFDSSLGGWFLLKVWFLPFLSWNYFIGITVYVHHIHSEIPWKEAKDWSPFYGQMMGTINYHIPGFLNFFLHNIFLHSPHHVHMKIPFYRLGHALQEMKVHYSSFILERKSIFKDYFQSTSRCKLMDEKTGCWMTYSEAFNDEDESELKAAVNIS; encoded by the coding sequence ATGGAAGAAACGATTAAGTCGAAAGAAACGCTCGGAAGCGTTCGAGAAATTCTTTCCAAGAAAAGTTTTGATAATCCGACGTATAAAGGTGTTCTCTATTTTATAAGAGATATTACGATCTTTGCATTTACTATCTTTCTACTTTGGAACGTGGAATCTTGGTATATTCTGCCGTTTCTCTGGATTCTCGTAGGATTATCGATATCCTCCCTCTTTATCATCGGCCATGATGCCGCGCATGGCGCTCTATTCAAAAGCGAAAGACTTTCTTATTGGATCGGGCAAATCGCGATGTTACCTTCGCTTCATGCTTATACTCAATGGGCTTACGGTCATAATAGGATCCATCACGGACATACTATTAAACTGAAAGGGGACGTCGTTTGGCACCCCGTTAGTCCGAAGCAATATAAAAGGTTCGGCTTATTACGCAAAGGATTTCATAGAATCGCATGGTCGGCATTCGGTGGAGGAATTTATTATCTCGTCGAAATTTGGCTTAAGGGAATGGTTATTTTTACCGCACCTTTAAAGGAAGCCCTCCGCGATAAAATCATCATGCTGACCTTTGCTTTCGGATCGGCTGCGGCGGTCTTTTATTTCGGCGGAAGGACGGCAAACGGTTTCGACTCTTCCTTGGGTGGCTGGTTTTTACTAAAAGTCTGGTTCCTTCCATTTTTATCCTGGAACTATTTCATCGGAATCACCGTCTACGTTCATCATATTCATTCGGAGATCCCCTGGAAGGAAGCCAAAGATTGGAGTCCTTTCTACGGACAAATGATGGGAACGATAAATTATCATATACCCGGCTTCTTGAATTTCTTTTTACACAATATCTTTCTTCATTCCCCACATCACGTTCATATGAAAATTCCTTTCTATCGATTAGGACATGCATTACAGGAAATGAAAGTTCATTACTCTTCGTTTATACTGGAGAGAAAATCGATTTTTAAGGATTATTTTCAGTCCACCTCCCGATGCAAACTGATGGATGAGAAAACAGGCTGCTGGATGACCTATAGCGAAGCGTTTAACGACGAAGATGAATCAGAGTTAAAAGCTGCGGTCAATATAAGTTAA
- a CDS encoding formylglycine-generating enzyme family protein, with product MVKISAGFFLPFLTSEKEKPILVKEFLMDSDSVTNAEFAEFLEKNPAWKKGSAKSSFVDDMYLNDFEEKRIKYPGYSVVNISWFAARAYCNWKGKRLPTTSEWERIAQSELNDKSKQQILKKILDWYAEPAKTVDSKSFKSYTDRYGVRDLFGNVWEWVEDFNSFSSSIFSDREGAARGSFCASGTATVKDKTDYASFMRYAYRNSLKAKYSASNLGFRCAKNIEP from the coding sequence ATGGTCAAAATCTCCGCAGGTTTTTTTCTTCCGTTTTTGACGTCCGAAAAGGAAAAGCCGATTTTAGTTAAAGAATTTTTAATGGATTCCGATTCGGTAACCAACGCGGAGTTCGCCGAATTCTTAGAGAAAAACCCAGCTTGGAAGAAAGGTTCAGCAAAATCTTCCTTCGTCGACGACATGTATTTAAACGACTTTGAAGAAAAAAGAATTAAATACCCCGGATATTCCGTGGTAAATATTAGCTGGTTTGCCGCTAGAGCATACTGCAACTGGAAAGGGAAAAGACTTCCTACAACATCCGAATGGGAGAGAATCGCCCAGTCAGAATTAAACGATAAATCTAAGCAACAGATTCTAAAGAAAATTTTAGACTGGTATGCCGAGCCCGCGAAAACCGTCGATTCAAAGTCCTTTAAAAGTTACACTGACCGTTATGGAGTCCGGGATCTGTTCGGAAATGTATGGGAATGGGTAGAGGATTTTAATTCATTTTCAAGCAGCATCTTTTCCGATCGAGAAGGCGCCGCGAGAGGATCCTTTTGCGCGAGCGGAACCGCAACCGTAAAGGACAAGACGGATTATGCAAGTTTTATGAGATACGCGTATCGTAATTCATTAAAAGCTAAATACTCGGCGTCGAATCTTGGATTTCGTTGCGCAAAAAATATAGAACCATGA
- a CDS encoding outer membrane beta-barrel protein, with protein MGVRSIRLFSAVLLMGSSSVFAQAEKKPAPDTTTVIPAIKDAEPIESKWYDKVEFSGFVDVYYMYNNNPLQGNSVDTTRAFETSNKNFAINAVSLVTHKTAEKSSPWGFRVDFQNGQNNAFQETPYTTSNQIYNMNMLKQAYVSFYFPVLKGMTLDVGKMATHIGYELLESMNNPNYSIGAIFQNTIPFIHTGARLTTQINDNWSGTVYLYNSGQGTGYLAPTSATLTDTTHSPYVEAYTQHKSIGTQIKGQLIENKLAIIWNTIYSQDFPNGRMDATNSLLANYANTGNINIPADPAITPSPIAPTAPRAKYSKDYWAMSHTVLSITPTDRIQIDLDYTWSQKAGIDANAGLNQQRYNPNNTITATNIALGYVTPENVKSIYKAYGIFSKFKINETWGVNIRYEYLDDKLNNGALNTFAPNAFGTNGINNYISSYQLANDTAVANAILSANPRLNALLSSANGLQAIGAQGYTSAASWVMAQLNPTNYKHYNGANNYGQYRTFTVTPVWNFTENLLIKLDIRRDWSLGKQFVDAQGHRRSDQIGFTLGVVAKF; from the coding sequence ATGGGTGTAAGGTCGATCCGTCTCTTTAGCGCCGTTTTATTGATGGGATCATCGTCGGTTTTTGCACAGGCGGAGAAGAAACCTGCGCCCGATACGACTACAGTAATACCGGCTATCAAAGATGCAGAGCCGATAGAAAGCAAATGGTATGATAAGGTGGAGTTTTCCGGATTTGTGGACGTTTATTATATGTATAACAATAACCCGTTACAGGGAAATTCCGTTGATACTACCCGTGCATTCGAGACTAGTAATAAAAACTTCGCAATCAATGCTGTTTCATTGGTGACTCATAAAACTGCGGAGAAATCTTCTCCTTGGGGATTCAGAGTCGATTTCCAAAACGGGCAAAACAACGCATTTCAAGAGACGCCTTACACGACATCCAATCAAATCTACAACATGAATATGTTGAAACAAGCCTATGTAAGTTTCTACTTTCCTGTCTTGAAAGGGATGACCTTGGATGTCGGAAAGATGGCGACGCATATAGGTTATGAACTTCTTGAATCGATGAACAATCCCAATTATTCGATCGGGGCAATCTTCCAGAATACGATTCCCTTCATTCATACGGGAGCGCGATTAACGACGCAAATTAATGACAACTGGTCCGGAACGGTATACCTTTATAATAGCGGACAAGGAACCGGTTATCTCGCACCTACCAGCGCGACTCTAACCGACACTACTCATAGTCCGTACGTCGAAGCTTATACCCAACACAAATCGATCGGAACTCAGATAAAAGGTCAATTGATTGAAAACAAGCTCGCAATTATATGGAACACGATTTACTCGCAAGACTTTCCTAACGGAAGAATGGACGCGACCAACTCACTCCTTGCAAATTACGCGAATACGGGAAACATCAACATTCCCGCAGATCCGGCGATTACACCTAGCCCAATCGCTCCCACCGCACCTCGCGCAAAATATAGTAAAGACTATTGGGCAATGAGTCATACTGTACTTTCAATTACTCCTACTGACCGAATTCAAATCGATTTGGATTATACCTGGAGTCAGAAAGCGGGTATCGATGCCAATGCAGGACTAAATCAGCAAAGATATAATCCGAATAACACGATTACTGCAACTAATATTGCGTTGGGTTATGTGACGCCGGAAAACGTAAAAAGCATCTATAAGGCTTATGGCATATTCTCCAAATTTAAAATCAACGAAACATGGGGAGTCAATATACGTTATGAGTATCTGGACGATAAGCTCAATAACGGAGCATTAAATACGTTCGCTCCCAATGCCTTCGGAACTAACGGCATCAATAACTATATTAGTAGTTATCAGCTAGCGAATGATACTGCCGTTGCCAATGCCATCCTCTCCGCTAATCCCCGATTGAATGCGCTCTTAAGCAGTGCTAACGGATTGCAGGCCATCGGTGCTCAGGGTTATACTTCCGCAGCTAGCTGGGTCATGGCCCAATTGAACCCGACTAACTATAAACATTATAACGGAGCGAATAATTACGGGCAATACAGAACTTTTACGGTCACACCGGTTTGGAACTTTACCGAAAATCTCTTAATAAAACTGGATATCCGACGCGACTGGTCTTTAGGTAAACAATTTGTAGATGCCCAAGGCCATAGAAGAAGCGACCAAATAGGATTTACATTAGGAGTTGTTGCTAAGTTCTAA
- a CDS encoding tetratricopeptide repeat protein produces the protein MRFILLFTFCMIAYIDLYAEAELEASKGSEIFYEYIPGTDLELAKKYMALGSLEQKIKKYDRAIKYYDQALEILSRIGEKHTGIYALLLYLKSISEFRLGRFCNAKMNVREAIVIYQMLGDLDSALHAEKHALPEFTNACNSLTFNSPGFSENSYPRILTAD, from the coding sequence ATGAGGTTCATTTTACTGTTCACATTTTGCATGATCGCCTATATAGATTTATATGCAGAAGCGGAGTTGGAAGCTTCAAAAGGTAGCGAAATATTCTATGAATATATTCCCGGAACCGATCTGGAGCTTGCTAAAAAATACATGGCGTTGGGCAGTCTAGAACAAAAGATTAAGAAATACGATAGGGCAATTAAGTATTACGATCAAGCTCTCGAAATACTTTCCAGGATCGGAGAAAAGCATACCGGGATTTATGCGCTATTGCTCTATCTCAAGTCGATCTCCGAATTTCGATTAGGTAGGTTCTGCAACGCAAAAATGAATGTCCGTGAAGCGATCGTTATCTATCAGATGCTTGGAGATTTGGACTCCGCTCTTCATGCGGAAAAACACGCATTACCTGAATTTACGAATGCTTGTAATTCCTTGACCTTTAATTCTCCCGGGTTTTCCGAGAATTCCTATCCTCGAATACTGACGGCCGATTGA
- a CDS encoding MarR family winged helix-turn-helix transcriptional regulator, which yields MENVNWDEIELIVLLIRSGRVSALLLEKELNLMNLSVPQASIIASIYKWGDMSATDLCKLTMRDKANLSALLKKLEKSGHIRTEKNSKDGRRSNLTLTQKGRKDAQKVKKIQENVSKYIETKSEHISNIRKFLKSVILESEEN from the coding sequence GTGGAAAACGTCAATTGGGATGAAATCGAACTCATAGTATTATTGATTCGCTCTGGAAGAGTCTCCGCCCTACTCCTGGAAAAAGAATTAAATCTAATGAACCTGTCCGTTCCGCAGGCAAGCATCATCGCCAGTATCTATAAATGGGGGGATATGAGTGCAACGGATCTTTGTAAGCTAACAATGAGAGACAAAGCAAATTTAAGCGCACTCCTAAAAAAGCTTGAGAAAAGCGGACATATTCGGACCGAAAAAAATTCGAAGGACGGGAGACGATCGAATTTAACGCTTACGCAAAAAGGTAGAAAAGATGCGCAAAAAGTCAAAAAGATACAGGAAAACGTTTCCAAATATATAGAGACCAAGTCCGAGCATATTTCGAATATCCGCAAATTCCTAAAATCCGTGATATTAGAATCCGAAGAAAATTAA
- a CDS encoding patatin-like phospholipase family protein: MKRILQIDGGGILGIMPALVLVKLEALLKEVKQATLSESFDLITGSSTGAIIGGAIAAGVPAQAIADLYIKKGADLFSPRTRWNPGNWLRGKYDRNPFIEQIKSTKTFDGKPLETLFMKDLKTRFMATSFNLCSQRTHFLKSWDTYDGTHSLYEVISWSALSAAYYFGKINVPNFQWTDFLPDGSSKRVEGGVFQDGGQGINNNTIHYILTEILANRWYEEGTVILSLGTGNKDTLVSYSEASKTDFLGQIFKYPFQARAESTIDQVLAAQYLAKLNENLRFHRFDTILHDNENELDKVEYIDHFVEYGHRMADSVDIGFVQRYF, from the coding sequence ATGAAACGAATATTACAAATTGATGGTGGCGGAATATTAGGTATCATGCCTGCTTTGGTCCTCGTAAAACTAGAGGCTCTCCTTAAAGAAGTGAAGCAGGCTACGTTGTCCGAATCATTCGACCTCATAACAGGCTCTTCTACCGGAGCGATTATCGGAGGTGCTATCGCAGCAGGAGTTCCAGCGCAAGCGATTGCAGATCTATATATTAAAAAGGGAGCTGACTTGTTCTCTCCTAGAACCCGATGGAATCCGGGAAACTGGCTTAGAGGAAAGTACGATCGAAATCCATTTATCGAGCAAATCAAAAGCACAAAAACCTTCGACGGCAAACCTTTGGAAACATTATTTATGAAGGACTTGAAGACTCGCTTTATGGCCACTTCATTTAATCTTTGTTCTCAAAGAACTCATTTCTTAAAGTCCTGGGATACGTATGATGGTACTCATTCGCTCTATGAAGTAATTTCATGGTCGGCTCTCTCTGCTGCCTATTATTTTGGAAAAATCAATGTTCCCAATTTTCAATGGACGGATTTTCTTCCCGACGGTTCTAGCAAAAGAGTCGAGGGAGGAGTATTTCAAGACGGTGGACAAGGTATCAACAACAATACTATTCATTACATTCTTACGGAGATTTTGGCGAATCGCTGGTATGAAGAGGGAACTGTCATTTTATCTCTTGGGACCGGAAATAAGGACACTTTAGTAAGCTACTCGGAAGCATCCAAAACCGATTTCTTAGGCCAAATATTTAAATACCCATTTCAAGCTCGGGCCGAATCAACGATTGATCAAGTACTTGCCGCACAGTATTTAGCAAAACTGAACGAGAACCTGCGCTTTCATAGATTTGATACTATACTTCACGATAATGAAAACGAGCTGGATAAAGTTGAATATATCGATCATTTTGTGGAATATGGACATCGGATGGCGGATTCCGTGGATATCGGTTTTGTGCAAAGGTATTTTTAA
- a CDS encoding SCO family protein: MKPEEKVGKLEITKLTLGIIGSIIPLIAFHIYSFSSYSHFDREVVLDPIFFENQSQPKTRENSIFFGKQSFVYFGYLNCKSVCHGAVSKFKKILNESKSESLQIVLISLDPENESLDSWRNYFPDTPPRRIRILKPDTSEKSFQLASVFGNRIIRNPTTFEIEHLDVMFWVNEEAKIKSLFPNFSQSNTFSSEFKKLASLK, from the coding sequence TTGAAGCCGGAAGAAAAAGTAGGGAAATTAGAGATTACGAAATTGACTTTGGGAATAATCGGTTCAATCATTCCGTTAATCGCCTTTCACATTTATTCTTTTTCTTCCTATTCTCATTTTGATCGAGAAGTGGTTTTAGACCCTATTTTCTTTGAAAATCAGAGCCAACCGAAAACCCGCGAGAATTCTATCTTTTTTGGAAAACAGAGTTTCGTATATTTCGGTTATCTAAATTGTAAGTCGGTTTGCCACGGCGCTGTTTCGAAATTCAAAAAAATTCTGAACGAATCCAAAAGCGAATCTTTGCAAATCGTCTTAATCAGCCTGGATCCAGAAAATGAATCTCTGGATAGTTGGCGGAATTACTTTCCGGATACTCCACCGCGAAGAATACGAATTTTAAAGCCGGATACTTCCGAGAAGTCATTTCAGTTAGCAAGTGTCTTTGGAAATCGAATCATTAGGAATCCGACCACTTTCGAAATAGAACATCTAGACGTCATGTTCTGGGTTAACGAAGAAGCGAAGATAAAAAGTCTTTTTCCGAATTTTTCGCAAAGTAATACATTTAGTTCCGAATTTAAAAAACTAGCGTCACTAAAATAA